From Cucumis melo cultivar AY chromosome 1, USDA_Cmelo_AY_1.0, whole genome shotgun sequence, a single genomic window includes:
- the LOC103499995 gene encoding short-chain dehydrogenase reductase 3b-like, producing MSMSTPRRLHGKVALITGAASGIGAETARLFAGNGAFVVVVDIDDELGHKVAASIGIDQASFHHCDVRDETQVEKIVSYTIEKHGRLDILFSNAGITGSLSSIRELDMSDFDNVMAINVRGVVSSIKHGGKAMVERNIRGSIICTTSVAATVGGMALMAYTCSKHAVLGVVRSSCAELGAYGIRVNCVSPYGVATPLTCQSLKMEESKFEEIVSSKASLKGVVLKASHIAEAALFLASDESVYISGQNLVVDGGFTAVRSVM from the exons ATGTCAATGTCTACACCAAG GCGGCTGCATGGGAAGGTAGCTCTCATAACAGGAGCAGCCAGCGGCATCGGCGCGGAGACGGCCAGGCTTTTTGCAGGTAACGGTGCTTTTGTTGTTGTAGTGGATATTGACGACGAACTAGGTCATAAGGTGGCAGCCTCCATTGGCATCGACCAAGCCAGCTTTCACCACTGTGACGTGAGAGACGAGACACAAGTCGAAAAAATAGTAAGCTACACTATCGAAAAACACGGTCGCCTCGACATTCTTTTCAGCAACGCCGGCATCACTGGTTCTCTCAGTTCAATTCGAGAACTTGACATGTCCGACTTTGACAATGTAATGGCGATCAATGTCCGTGGG GTGGTTTCGTCGATCAAGCACGGGGGAAAAGCAATGGTAGAGCGGAACATACGTGGGTCGATAATCTGCACGACGAGTGTGGCAGCGACGGTTGGTGGGATGGCACTGATGGCGTACACATGCTCAAAGCATGCAGTGTTGGGGGTGGTGAGGTCGAGCTGCGCTGAGCTAGGGGCATACGGTATTAGGGTAAACTGCGTGTCGCCTTATGGGGTGGCGACGCCACTGACTTGCCAGAGTTTGAAAATGGAAGAGAGTAAGTTTGAAGAGATTGTTAGTTCAAAGGCAAGCTTGAAGGGTGTGGTGTTGAAGGCTAGCCATATAGCTGAGGCTGCTTTGTTTCTTGCATCTGATGAATCAGTTTATATTAGTGGTCAAAACTTGGTCGTTGATGGTGGCTTCACAGCCGTTAGATCAGTGATGTAA